The Macaca mulatta isolate MMU2019108-1 chromosome X, T2T-MMU8v2.0, whole genome shotgun sequence DNA window GCTAGTATTAAGATGTGGGGTCTTTAAGAGGTGGTTAGGTCACAAGGGCTGCTCCCTCATTAATGGATTAATGCCCTTTTAAAAGAAGATTCAGGAAGTGTTCAGTTAGCTCATTAGCTTATTagcttgcccttctgccttctgctatgtgaggacatggcaagaaggccctcaccattCCAAATACtagtgtcttgatcttggacttcctagcctccagaatagtaagaaataaacttctatgcttcataaattaccagtctcaggtattctgttgtagAGGTACAAAGTGAACTGAGATAAACGATAAGGGAATCATCCATCTAAAATCTTGGCACTAAGTGGAAAGGTAAAAACGTCCTCTGAACATTTATAGCCACTGGCCTGCCATCATGCTTCTTTGCAGCTTAAACTCTCACCTTCCAGGTATTATGGACTATCAAGATTAAGAATATCAGGATTATCCTTAGCTTCCTGAAAACCCTTTGGGAGACTCCCTCCCTTTGTTACACTCTGGAACAAAAGTAACACATCTAAAACGGTACAAATGAAATCAGGACCACATGATGAAGGGTCAAAAGACAATAAAGCAACAAAAACAGGATGCACAACAGGAAATATGCTGGGAGTCCTAAGACCAAATAGATTCGTTATACCAACAAACAAAATTGGGCTGAACAATAGGATTTACCTACTGAAAAACAGTGCTCTCAGATTGGACCACAATGTCTAAAGTAGTTCTCAGATTAAGATACATAATCCAAATATACCTATAATAAATCAGAAAGGGTGAGATTAATTGAATTACACAttaaagaagttagaaaaagaaaaaaaatttaaaagcagatgGAAGGATTTTagtgaaataaaagcataaatgaataattagaaaatagaaaaatggcaaaatgCATGAACTGCAATACAGGTGAggaagagtaaaataaataaaatattagcatttaTTTACCTAATTGAGGGAAAAATCACAAATACACTCTATGAGAACTATGTTGGAGAAATAACCCCAGATATAAAGGAAATTAATCATGAGACTACTTTAcccaaaattatacaaatatattaagaACCTTGAGgaaatacatgatttttaaaaattacaaagagtCCATATTTCTACATCTATATATTGATATATCAATATCTCAATCTAAATGCATATataggccgggtgctgtggctcatgcctgtaatcccagcactttggaaagccgaggtgggcagatcacctgaggtcagtagttggagaccagccttgccaacatggtgaaaccccatctttactaaaaatacaaaaattagccaggcctggtgttgCATGCcgataattccagctactcaagaaggtgaggcaggacaattgctcgaacctaggaggtggaggttgcagtgagccaagatcgcaccactgcactccaacctgggtaagagtgagactccatctcaaaataaataaatacataaatgcatatataatctaaacagaaaaatatgatggaagaaatagagaaagatgACAAAGAGATACCCTTCAAATAATGCGCCATGCCCAAATAAATTCACAAGAGAATTCTATAAAGCATTTTAGGACCAGACAACATCAAAGTAGTGCTAATTCTTCCAGATACATTTATCCTGTGAAGGGGGCCAAGATAGTTTTGAGGGTGAGCAAATCGATTCCATATTTGTGGTGTTGAAAATATTCTGAGGGCCTAACCAGATCATTCTGTGGAAGGGTAATCATATATACTGGGGAACATATGAGTCTATTCTACAGCTGAGAAGTTGTCACTATTTCTGTTCAATGTGAGTTTTCCCATGCACAGTGAGGACTGACTTCTGGGAATAGACCTTCCCACAATCAGCACATATACAAGGTGTCTTTACTATATGGATTCTGATGCCCAGTGAAGTATACATGCTAGCAGAAGGCCTTCCCACAGTCACTGCATCTGGAGGGTTTCTCCCCAGTGTGTCTTCTCTGATATGTAATCATCTGTGATTTCCGGAAAAAAGTCATCCCAGACTCAGCACATTCAGGGGGTTTCTCCCTAGGATGGGTTTTCTGATGTATGAGTGGAGACTTCCCACAGAAGGCCTTTCCACATTCactacattcatagggtttctctccagtatgaccTCTCTGATGTAGAATGAGATGTGACTTCAGGGAAAAGGCCCTCCCACACTCGGTACACTCATAGGGTTTCTCCCCTGTGTGAACTCGCTGATGAATAATGAGGGGTGATTTCTGGGAGAAGGTTTTGCCACATTCACCACACTCATAAGGTTTCTCCCCTGTATGAATTCTCTGGTGTATGATAAGAGGTGATTTCTGAGAGAAGGATTTTCCACATTCAGTACAcatgtaaggtttctctccagtatgaagtctTTGATGACCAGTGAGGTGTGACTTCTGGGAAAAGGCCTTCCCACAGTCAGTACACACATAAGGTTTTTCTCCTGTATGAATTCTTTGATGTCCTATGAGGTGGGACTGTTGGCAGAAagttttcccacattcattacacttgtagggcttctctccagtatgcGTTCTCTGATGTATAATGAGCTGTGTTTTCCGAGGGAAGGTCTTCCCACATTCGGTACATTCATAGGGCTTCTCCCCAGTATGAGCTATCCGGTGTATAAAAAGATGAGACATTGCAcagaaggctttcccacattcactgcattCAAAGGACTTCTCTCTGGTATGAACTCTCTGATGTATAATTAGATGTGACTTCTGGGAGAAAGCTTTTGGACACTCAaaacattcatagggtttctctccagtatggacTCTCTGATGAACAATGAAAGGTGACTTCTGGGAGAATGCTCTTCCACACTCagtacattcatagggtttctccccagtgtgaattctctgatgcaCAATGAGGTGTGATTTCTCACTGAATGCTTTCCTGCAATCTCCACATATATATGGTTTCTCTCCCGTATGAATTCTTTGATGTATAATGAGCTGTGACTTCTTGATAAAACCTTTCCCACACATACTACAAACATTGGGTTTCTCTCTGGCTTGAACTTTCTTATACTGAACATGGGCTTGCTTATGACTGAGAACTTTTTCACTTTGACTGTCTCCATAGGGCTCCATTCCAGTATGAATGAAGCCTTCCTTCTCAGGCACAGAACAGGAAACATTATACCTAGGTGGTCTCCCACATCCAAATCTCTCAATGGGATTCTTTCTTGCATAGCTCCTATTATAATTTAGTAAGTCTGAATTGGACTTTAAGCTATTTTCACATGAATCAAGCTTATGGAATTTTTGACTTGAAGGAGCAAGGTCTGTGCACTGATTGAACATTTTCCCAAATGCACTATACTTGGAACCCGTCTCATCAGTCAATGTTTCATGACTGATGACTGTGACTTGCCTCAAAACTCTGTCTTGATTTCCttgatatctatctatctgccagatttttaaaacagagtaCAATGAATTATCCTTTGGGGCTCTTTCTAGTATCTCCCTTTGAAATAAAAGTTCTCCAGAAATGATCTGCTGGGAAGATTCAAGGCCTTTCACTCTGtctgaaggaagaagaaagaggcaaaatcaaatacacacacacacacacacacacacacacacacacacacacacacaacatttggCAATGAACAGAGGTACTAGGAAGGTGGCTGTTGTAGAATGAATGTTATAAAGGAGGCCTGAtaaattttaaggaagaaa harbors:
- the ZNF630 gene encoding zinc finger protein 630 isoform X1; its protein translation is MIESQEPVTFEDVAVDFTKEEWQQLNPAQKTLHRDVMLETYSHLVSVGCSGIKPDVIFKLEHGKDPWIIESELSRWIYSDRVKGLESSQQIISGELLFQREILERAPKDNSLYSVLKIWQIDRYQGNQDRVLRQVTVISHETLTDETGSKYSAFGKMFNQCTDLAPSSQKFHKLDSCENSLKSNSDLLNYNRSYARKNPIERFGCGRPPRYNVSCSVPEKEGFIHTGMEPYGDSQSEKVLSHKQAHVQYKKVQAREKPNVCSMCGKGFIKKSQLIIHQRIHTGEKPYICGDCRKAFSEKSHLIVHQRIHTGEKPYECTECGRAFSQKSPFIVHQRVHTGEKPYECFECPKAFSQKSHLIIHQRVHTREKSFECSECGKAFCAMSHLFIHRIAHTGEKPYECTECGKTFPRKTQLIIHQRTHTGEKPYKCNECGKTFCQQSHLIGHQRIHTGEKPYVCTDCGKAFSQKSHLTGHQRLHTGEKPYMCTECGKSFSQKSPLIIHQRIHTGEKPYECGECGKTFSQKSPLIIHQRVHTGEKPYECTECGRAFSLKSHLILHQRGHTGEKPYECSECGKAFCGKSPLIHQKTHPREKPPECAESGMTFFRKSQMITYQRRHTGEKPSRCSDCGKAFC
- the ZNF630 gene encoding zinc finger protein 630 isoform X2, with the protein product MFNQCTDLAPSSQKFHKLDSCENSLKSNSDLLNYNRSYARKNPIERFGCGRPPRYNVSCSVPEKEGFIHTGMEPYGDSQSEKVLSHKQAHVQYKKVQAREKPNVCSMCGKGFIKKSQLIIHQRIHTGEKPYICGDCRKAFSEKSHLIVHQRIHTGEKPYECTECGRAFSQKSPFIVHQRVHTGEKPYECFECPKAFSQKSHLIIHQRVHTREKSFECSECGKAFCAMSHLFIHRIAHTGEKPYECTECGKTFPRKTQLIIHQRTHTGEKPYKCNECGKTFCQQSHLIGHQRIHTGEKPYVCTDCGKAFSQKSHLTGHQRLHTGEKPYMCTECGKSFSQKSPLIIHQRIHTGEKPYECGECGKTFSQKSPLIIHQRVHTGEKPYECTECGRAFSLKSHLILHQRGHTGEKPYECSECGKAFCGKSPLIHQKTHPREKPPECAESGMTFFRKSQMITYQRRHTGEKPSRCSDCGKAFC